The Thermocrinis ruber genome has a window encoding:
- a CDS encoding HlyD family efflux transporter periplasmic adaptor subunit, producing MRKTLGVVLLVLISLLFVVYAVRWVKHRMEYAVSDAVFVKADQMATLSFQVSGKVVKIYKDLGDFVKAGEVLAEIEPEDYKLQVEALEEKIRSLRAKRSALQLEISRVSKELSLGVESSYLAFEELAKREETLLSQKREVEAQLELLKRDRERFKELLDKGLIPQRKYEEIDTNYRVMLERKKALEKSIEEVQTAKRRAMVGVSTARASLGRVQELQKQLEVLDGELSALERQRELAKRNLEYTKLMAPFDGVVAKRFISVGDLVRPGQPAFSVMNLDSLYVEVLLEETKLKGVQKGSKAYVRLDAYPGLVLEGEVEEISPASAATFALAPRDVSAGEFTKVVQRIPVKIKLKNEDKKLLRVGMGGRVEIKRQ from the coding sequence ATGAGAAAGACTTTGGGCGTAGTCCTTTTGGTGCTTATAAGTCTTCTTTTTGTTGTCTATGCGGTGCGGTGGGTCAAGCACAGAATGGAATATGCAGTTAGCGATGCGGTCTTTGTAAAGGCAGACCAGATGGCAACCCTTTCCTTTCAGGTCTCTGGCAAGGTTGTAAAGATATACAAGGATCTGGGAGACTTTGTGAAGGCGGGTGAAGTGCTGGCGGAAATTGAACCGGAGGATTACAAGCTTCAGGTGGAAGCCTTGGAGGAAAAGATAAGGTCCCTCAGGGCAAAAAGGTCTGCCTTGCAACTTGAGATAAGCAGGGTCTCAAAGGAGCTGAGCTTGGGTGTGGAAAGCTCCTACTTAGCCTTTGAAGAGCTTGCAAAAAGGGAAGAGACCCTTCTGAGTCAAAAAAGGGAGGTTGAAGCCCAGTTGGAGCTTTTGAAAAGGGACAGGGAGAGGTTCAAGGAGCTTTTGGATAAAGGGCTCATTCCTCAAAGAAAGTACGAAGAGATAGACACCAACTACAGAGTGATGCTTGAGAGGAAAAAAGCCTTAGAAAAGTCCATAGAGGAGGTTCAAACTGCCAAAAGGAGGGCTATGGTGGGCGTGAGCACTGCAAGGGCATCCCTAGGAAGGGTTCAGGAGCTTCAAAAACAGTTGGAGGTTTTGGATGGGGAGCTTTCCGCCTTAGAAAGGCAGAGAGAGTTAGCCAAGAGAAACCTTGAATACACAAAGCTTATGGCACCCTTTGATGGGGTAGTAGCCAAGAGGTTCATAAGCGTGGGGGATTTGGTAAGACCCGGTCAGCCCGCCTTTAGCGTTATGAACTTGGACAGCCTTTATGTGGAGGTGCTTTTAGAAGAAACAAAACTAAAGGGTGTGCAAAAGGGGAGCAAGGCTTACGTTAGGCTTGATGCCTACCCGGGCTTGGTCCTTGAGGGAGAGGTGGAGGAAATAAGCCCAGCCTCCGCTGCCACCTTTGCCTTGGCTCCAAGGGATGTTTCTGCGGGGGAATTTACCAAGGTAGTTCAGAGGATTCCCGTTAAGATCAAGCTAAAAAACGAGGACAAAAAACTCCTCCGGGTGGGCATGGGCGGAAGGGTGGAGATAAAAAGGCAATGA